From the Phycisphaeraceae bacterium genome, one window contains:
- a CDS encoding SEL1-like repeat protein — translation MSIHNDSLRVGVLFCLAICCSVVEADDVPTKTSGSPSYRWDIKSLETYRGEEEVDAAYWLGFKYEHGHEVIPNEAEALSWYQVAAEGGHLPAMIELVDAYTSMLYRDDPEAYAQGIQWLEAAADADSVVAMRRLAEIYAWGSTFSQDLVDLTRAKRLLGQARELGGVQSVRMLANLTNQSAEDHQDEAAALALYEEAAELGDAASMLILARHYGYADKDNKARIDGPVALAWLERAADLGHDGAMSLLAEWYLRGHHVDVNIDKALFWLDRLIESSDSRIIRRAAMYRHGVVSHDLGGERDEQAIRYLRHAAKEGHAGAMELLGRIYDFGEGVDEDDALAYF, via the coding sequence ATGTCCATTCACAATGACTCTTTACGAGTTGGCGTACTTTTCTGCTTAGCCATCTGCTGCTCAGTTGTTGAGGCTGATGATGTGCCAACAAAAACTTCTGGCTCACCCTCGTACAGATGGGATATCAAATCACTGGAGACTTATCGGGGCGAAGAAGAAGTTGACGCTGCCTACTGGCTTGGCTTCAAGTACGAGCATGGCCACGAGGTCATTCCGAATGAGGCCGAGGCGTTGAGTTGGTATCAGGTAGCGGCTGAGGGTGGCCACCTGCCGGCGATGATTGAGCTGGTGGATGCCTATACGTCCATGCTCTATCGTGATGATCCAGAGGCGTACGCGCAAGGGATTCAGTGGCTAGAGGCTGCGGCTGATGCCGATTCTGTTGTAGCGATGAGGCGGCTAGCCGAGATTTACGCTTGGGGCAGTACGTTCTCACAGGACCTCGTTGATCTCACCAGAGCAAAACGCCTATTGGGGCAGGCGCGAGAGTTGGGCGGTGTGCAGTCCGTCAGAATGCTGGCGAATCTCACCAATCAATCGGCAGAAGATCATCAGGATGAAGCGGCCGCCCTCGCGTTGTACGAAGAAGCTGCCGAACTCGGCGACGCAGCCTCGATGTTGATTCTTGCTCGGCATTACGGCTATGCAGACAAAGACAACAAGGCCAGGATCGACGGGCCTGTAGCCCTTGCGTGGCTCGAACGAGCAGCAGACTTAGGTCATGACGGGGCAATGAGTCTGCTAGCTGAATGGTATTTGCGCGGGCATCACGTAGACGTGAATATCGACAAGGCCTTGTTCTGGCTCGATCGATTAATCGAATCTAGCGACAGTCGCATCATCCGAAGAGCTGCAATGTATCGCCATGGTGTCGTTAGCCATGATCTTGGTGGTGAACGTGACGAGCAAGCGATCCGGTATTTGCGTCATGCGGCCAAGGAGGGTCATGCCGGAGCAATGGAGCTGCTGGGCAGGATCTACGACTTTGGGGAAGGCGTCGATGAGGACGATGCGCTAGCCTACTTCTGA
- a CDS encoding cysteine desulfurase family protein — protein MPTTYLDNNATTPPAPEVIDAIDRAHRELWANPSSVHRFGQSVRQKIELARATVARLIAATPRELLFTSGGTESNNLALHGTLRPALKQNRRAILITTAVEHAAVREPAQQLADEGVNVINLPIDPDGVVNPADLANTLAELCAADDPATALVSIHWANNETGVIQPIIDIAAVVAEARATLRKEGRRTTITLHTDATQAVGKLPVDTTLAPVDLMTFAAHKFHGPKGAGVLYLRRGVRLTPQQRGGPQELDRRGGTENTPAILGLAAAAELAITFLNDTERIQHLRQLRDNFEQLLLDQIPGSLINAQDRDRLWNTTSIAFPGVEAEAILLGLSERGVCASAGAACSSGSLEPSPVLLAMGMDRARAHGTIRLSLSRLIDEHDLQTAAKALIAVVSRLRQTMPMAEN, from the coding sequence ATGCCCACCACCTACCTCGACAACAACGCCACCACACCACCCGCCCCCGAGGTCATCGACGCCATCGACCGCGCCCACCGCGAACTCTGGGCCAACCCCTCCTCCGTCCACCGCTTCGGACAGTCCGTCCGACAGAAAATCGAACTCGCCCGCGCCACCGTCGCCCGACTCATCGCCGCCACCCCACGCGAACTCCTCTTCACCTCGGGCGGAACCGAGTCCAACAACCTCGCCCTCCACGGAACCCTCCGACCCGCCCTCAAACAAAACCGCCGCGCCATCCTCATCACCACCGCCGTCGAACACGCCGCCGTCCGCGAACCCGCCCAACAACTCGCCGACGAAGGCGTCAACGTCATCAACCTCCCCATCGACCCCGATGGCGTCGTCAACCCCGCCGACCTCGCCAACACCCTCGCCGAACTCTGCGCCGCCGATGACCCCGCCACCGCCCTCGTCTCCATCCACTGGGCCAACAACGAAACAGGCGTCATCCAACCCATCATCGACATCGCCGCCGTCGTCGCCGAAGCCCGCGCCACCCTCCGCAAAGAAGGCCGTCGCACCACCATCACCCTCCACACCGACGCCACCCAGGCCGTCGGCAAACTCCCCGTCGACACCACCCTCGCACCCGTCGACCTCATGACCTTCGCCGCCCACAAGTTCCACGGCCCCAAAGGCGCCGGCGTCCTCTACCTCCGCCGCGGCGTCCGACTCACCCCCCAGCAACGCGGCGGACCCCAGGAACTCGACCGCCGAGGCGGAACCGAAAACACACCCGCCATCCTCGGACTCGCCGCCGCCGCCGAACTCGCCATCACCTTCCTCAACGACACCGAACGCATCCAACACCTCCGCCAACTCCGCGATAACTTCGAACAACTACTCCTCGACCAGATCCCCGGCTCCCTTATCAACGCCCAAGACCGCGACCGACTCTGGAACACCACCTCCATCGCCTTCCCAGGCGTCGAAGCCGAAGCCATCCTCCTCGGCCTCTCCGAGCGCGGCGTCTGCGCCTCCGCCGGCGCCGCCTGCTCTTCCGGCTCCCTCGAACCCTCACCCGTCCTCCTCGCCATGGGCATGGACCGCGCGCGCGCACACGGCACCATCCGCCTCTCTTTGTCACGTTTGATTGACGAGCACGACCTCCAAACCGCCGCAAAAGCCCTCATCGCGGTCGTTTCAAGGCTCCGCCAGACCATGCCCATGGCCGAAAACTGA
- the pyrE gene encoding orotate phosphoribosyltransferase, producing the protein MSSPPPHPTSPHADLIDRIRATALLEGDFTLRSGKKSRYYLDKYLFETDPEILSEVAGLLAERVGKYDNVTRLAGAELGGIPLVVATSLKLGLPSVLIRNQKKGYGTAKQFEGRLEAGDRIVLLEDVATTGGQALEAAKLLRDACGCEVLAVIAVLDREEGARENMTEAGFGFEALFQRGDMRMD; encoded by the coding sequence ATGAGCTCCCCACCTCCCCACCCCACCTCACCGCACGCCGACCTTATTGATCGCATCCGCGCCACCGCTCTGCTCGAAGGCGATTTCACGCTCCGCTCGGGCAAGAAGAGCCGGTACTACCTGGATAAGTACCTGTTCGAGACCGATCCGGAGATCTTGAGCGAGGTCGCGGGGCTGCTGGCCGAGCGTGTCGGGAAGTACGACAACGTCACACGGCTTGCGGGTGCGGAGCTGGGGGGGATCCCGCTGGTGGTGGCGACGTCGCTGAAGTTGGGGCTGCCGTCGGTGCTGATCCGGAATCAGAAGAAGGGGTACGGGACGGCGAAGCAGTTCGAGGGTCGGCTGGAGGCGGGGGACCGGATCGTGCTGCTGGAGGACGTGGCGACGACGGGCGGTCAGGCGCTGGAGGCGGCGAAGCTGCTGCGGGACGCGTGCGGCTGCGAGGTGCTCGCGGTCATCGCCGTGCTGGATCGCGAGGAGGGTGCGCGCGAGAACATGACCGAAGCGGGTTTCGGGTTTGAGGCGTTGTTTCAGCGTGGGGATATGCGGATGGATTGA
- a CDS encoding SDR family oxidoreductase: MKRDLTGKVLAITGASSGIGAATALEAARAGMVVSLGARRVEKLEEVKQQIEVAGGRAVAFQCDVTDPDSVQAFIDQTLEALGRLDAVYANAGYGLVRKVLDMTEDEHRAIFETNYFGTMHTVRAAMAALREAEGGLRHIIICSSCVSEIGLPEMGAYCATKAAQDGLAGALRGELMDEGFSVTTVHPVGTKTEFFTTAAEQSGYRPKRRLLPDGPNQTPEQVARAIVRALRRPRPEVWPLPWVRWSLGVVTAFPSIGVWAGRRHQPPRE, translated from the coding sequence ATGAAGCGAGACCTCACAGGCAAAGTGCTGGCGATTACCGGGGCGAGTTCGGGCATCGGGGCCGCAACGGCTCTGGAAGCAGCACGAGCAGGGATGGTCGTGTCGCTCGGCGCCCGGCGAGTCGAGAAGCTCGAAGAGGTCAAGCAACAGATCGAGGTGGCAGGCGGGCGAGCGGTCGCGTTTCAGTGCGATGTCACGGACCCTGACTCAGTTCAAGCGTTCATCGACCAGACCCTTGAGGCACTCGGCCGACTCGACGCGGTCTACGCCAACGCCGGCTACGGACTCGTCCGCAAGGTCCTCGACATGACCGAAGATGAACACCGCGCCATCTTCGAGACCAACTACTTCGGCACGATGCACACCGTGCGCGCTGCGATGGCGGCGTTGCGGGAGGCAGAGGGCGGGCTCCGTCACATCATCATCTGCTCATCGTGTGTCAGCGAGATCGGGCTACCGGAGATGGGCGCGTACTGCGCGACCAAAGCGGCGCAAGACGGTCTGGCCGGAGCGCTCCGAGGGGAGTTGATGGACGAGGGGTTCTCGGTGACGACGGTGCACCCGGTCGGAACCAAAACCGAGTTTTTCACGACGGCCGCCGAGCAGTCCGGCTACCGACCCAAGCGCCGCCTCCTCCCCGATGGCCCAAACCAGACGCCCGAGCAGGTCGCCCGAGCCATCGTCCGAGCCCTCCGCCGCCCGCGCCCGGAGGTCTGGCCCCTCCCGTGGGTCCGGTGGTCGCTGGGGGTCGTCACGGCGTTCCCCTCCATCGGCGTCTGGGCCGGACGTCGTCACCAGCCGCCCCGCGAGTAG
- a CDS encoding SIS domain-containing protein produces the protein MKDLNQTLRANLAASAEMHARLTELARPLQQATEMVRDALVGGHKLLCCGNGGSAGDAAHLSSEFVNRYCDDREGFPAMDLSADHNVVTAMVNDYPPQDLFARQVRAFGRQGDVLVVFSSSGKSPNIVNALKEGRRQGLGTIAFLGKGGGLCLGLADVELVVPSAVTARVQEGHLMLYHTLCEAIDEDLIQAGRQRMGGGGTASLGPKLT, from the coding sequence ATGAAGGATCTAAATCAGACCTTGCGGGCAAACCTGGCGGCTTCTGCAGAGATGCATGCGCGGTTGACCGAGTTGGCCCGACCGCTGCAACAGGCGACCGAGATGGTGCGCGATGCACTCGTCGGCGGTCACAAGCTGCTGTGCTGCGGCAACGGCGGCTCGGCGGGCGATGCCGCCCACCTGAGCTCGGAGTTCGTGAATCGGTACTGCGACGATCGGGAGGGCTTCCCGGCGATGGACCTCTCGGCGGATCACAACGTGGTCACGGCGATGGTGAATGACTATCCGCCGCAGGACTTGTTTGCTCGACAGGTCCGCGCCTTCGGCCGTCAAGGGGATGTACTGGTGGTGTTTTCGAGTAGCGGCAAGAGCCCGAACATTGTCAATGCGCTAAAAGAGGGCCGTCGTCAGGGGTTGGGGACGATCGCCTTTCTCGGCAAGGGGGGGGGGCTGTGTCTGGGGCTGGCAGATGTGGAACTGGTCGTGCCCTCAGCGGTGACGGCGCGGGTGCAGGAAGGGCATCTGATGCTGTACCACACGCTCTGCGAGGCGATTGATGAGGACCTGATCCAAGCCGGTCGCCAGCGGATGGGTGGTGGCGGGACCGCGTCGCTGGGGCCGAAGCTCACATAA
- a CDS encoding RNA polymerase sigma factor produces MTEEHAPDHLAEATDEQLLAAYCTGSDEAFELLMTRYQRELLFFIRRFVHENAAAEDVFQETFIQLHISADTFDTSRRFRPWLFTIAANKARDALRKSGRQRSTPVSAMGSADSDAPSLIDLLQADLPQPSETAEAAELGEQVRQLVSELPDHLREVLLLAYFHQFPYKEIAEMLSVPLGTVKSRLHAAVGTFAELWKSRMKDRTDDDPAA; encoded by the coding sequence GTGACCGAAGAACACGCCCCCGATCATCTCGCCGAGGCCACCGATGAGCAGTTGCTTGCCGCTTACTGCACCGGCAGCGACGAGGCCTTCGAGCTGCTGATGACTCGTTATCAGAGGGAGCTGCTGTTCTTCATCCGGCGATTCGTCCACGAGAATGCCGCTGCGGAGGACGTTTTTCAGGAAACCTTTATCCAGCTGCACATCTCCGCCGACACGTTTGATACCTCACGGCGGTTTCGCCCCTGGCTGTTTACGATCGCGGCGAACAAGGCCCGAGATGCCCTGCGAAAATCAGGTCGGCAACGCTCGACCCCGGTCTCTGCCATGGGCAGCGCCGATTCCGACGCCCCGTCGCTGATTGACCTGCTCCAGGCCGATTTGCCCCAGCCTTCCGAGACCGCAGAGGCCGCCGAACTGGGAGAGCAGGTCCGGCAGCTTGTGTCGGAGCTGCCGGATCATCTGCGCGAAGTCCTCCTGCTCGCCTACTTCCACCAGTTTCCCTACAAGGAGATCGCCGAGATGCTGTCGGTCCCGTTGGGCACGGTTAAGAGCCGTCTCCACGCCGCCGTCGGCACTTTTGCTGAACTCTGGAAGTCCCGTATGAAAGACCGAACCGACGACGACCCCGCCGCGTAG
- a CDS encoding type I 3-dehydroquinate dehydratase, translating into MTLLAVPIMVEGLDEALRAAILAGEHGADVVEYRVDRVADDVELVKTLVDRSPLPCLLTCRPTWEGGEYDGDDQQRISLIEAAGLVVRPPAYIDVELLAYERSANLRQKVHLVVEHEQQLRPVDAGLILSSHDFDGRPADLMRRVAAMVDTKACRVAKVAWRARSIRDNLEAFDLVRESAKPMIALCMGEFGLASRVLAKKFGAHLTFAALDDQSETAPGQPTLEQIKGLYRWDRIGPATKVFGVVGWPVGHSLSPAIHNAGFDAVDPERGSLKGDGGTVDFGYDGVYLPMPVAPGYEPFKASVGAWLDHETLDFRGASVTLPHKENLLRFVQERGGEIEALAARIGAANTLTVREDGSLLATNTDYAAALDALCDGLETTWEGLAGMRVGVLGAGGVSRALVAGLAHAGATVVIYNRTKERAEALAEAFNGTPTMLGAKAKVVPASIEKLCATCCEAIINATSVGMHPEVAASPVPQSLFEDQTRPRVVFDTIYNPLKTKLLQQAQAAGCRTITGDEMFIRQAAAQFEQWTTQPAPLTTFRQVMANALSPHKT; encoded by the coding sequence ATGACGCTGCTCGCCGTTCCCATCATGGTCGAAGGCCTGGACGAAGCGTTGCGCGCCGCGATTCTGGCTGGCGAGCACGGCGCGGATGTGGTCGAGTACCGGGTCGATCGGGTCGCCGATGACGTCGAGTTGGTCAAGACGCTCGTGGATCGCTCGCCGTTGCCCTGTCTGCTGACCTGTCGACCGACATGGGAGGGCGGTGAGTACGACGGCGACGACCAGCAGCGAATCAGCCTGATCGAGGCCGCAGGCCTGGTGGTCCGCCCGCCCGCCTACATCGATGTCGAACTGCTGGCCTACGAGCGCTCAGCGAACCTGCGTCAGAAGGTCCACCTCGTGGTCGAGCACGAGCAGCAGCTCCGCCCAGTGGACGCCGGCCTGATCCTGTCATCGCACGATTTCGACGGTCGGCCCGCCGACCTGATGCGCCGGGTCGCCGCGATGGTCGACACCAAGGCGTGTCGCGTGGCCAAGGTCGCCTGGCGGGCCCGATCAATCCGCGACAACCTCGAGGCTTTCGACCTGGTACGCGAGAGCGCCAAGCCGATGATCGCCCTGTGCATGGGCGAGTTCGGTCTCGCTTCGCGCGTGCTGGCCAAAAAGTTCGGGGCCCACCTGACCTTCGCCGCCTTGGATGACCAGAGCGAGACAGCCCCGGGCCAGCCGACGCTCGAACAGATCAAGGGGCTCTACCGCTGGGATCGGATCGGCCCGGCGACCAAGGTGTTCGGCGTCGTCGGCTGGCCGGTCGGTCACTCACTAAGCCCGGCGATCCACAACGCCGGCTTCGATGCCGTGGACCCCGAGCGAGGATCGCTTAAGGGTGACGGAGGCACAGTCGACTTCGGCTACGACGGCGTCTACCTACCGATGCCCGTCGCGCCCGGCTACGAACCCTTCAAAGCCAGCGTCGGCGCTTGGCTCGATCACGAAACACTGGACTTTCGCGGGGCGTCGGTAACCTTGCCGCACAAGGAAAACCTGCTGCGCTTTGTTCAGGAGCGAGGCGGTGAGATCGAGGCGCTAGCGGCACGCATCGGCGCAGCAAACACACTGACAGTTCGAGAAGACGGCTCGCTCTTGGCGACGAACACCGACTACGCAGCCGCACTCGATGCGTTATGTGATGGGCTTGAGACGACCTGGGAAGGACTCGCAGGCATGCGCGTCGGCGTCCTCGGCGCCGGCGGCGTATCACGAGCCCTGGTCGCTGGCCTGGCACACGCCGGCGCGACCGTGGTGATCTACAACCGAACCAAGGAACGCGCCGAGGCTCTCGCCGAGGCGTTCAACGGGACACCAACCATGCTCGGGGCCAAGGCAAAGGTCGTGCCCGCGTCGATCGAGAAGCTCTGCGCAACGTGCTGCGAGGCGATCATCAACGCCACCTCAGTCGGCATGCACCCGGAGGTCGCCGCGTCCCCAGTGCCGCAGTCACTGTTCGAGGACCAGACACGACCGCGGGTCGTGTTCGACACGATCTACAACCCCCTCAAAACAAAGCTCCTCCAACAGGCCCAGGCCGCCGGCTGCCGCACCATCACCGGCGACGAAATGTTCATCCGCCAGGCCGCCGCCCAGTTCGAACAATGGACCACCCAACCCGCCCCCCTCACCACCTTCCGCCAAGTCATGGCCAACGCCCTCAGCCCCCACAAAACCTAA
- a CDS encoding SUMF1/EgtB/PvdO family nonheme iron enzyme, which translates to MLSALFRRSLWLPAAALLLPLVVAPAAKAGPITMDWSTVGNAGNAADPTTGFGAVSYEYRIGTYEVTNAQYAAFLNSAAASDPNGLYSTNIVSNDRGGITRTGSDGSYAYSVRENMGDKPVNYVSWYDAARMSNWMTNGQPSGGAGTETGVYTFTGVTSISAITRDLSNPSQVFIPTEDEWYKAAYHQPLAQGGDTDDYWLYATQSNAVPTVASATSIGDVANPGQDVVNYLAGADWNGLNGNVTTVGSAGSTSFYGAFDMNGNVWEWNETQIGSSRGLRGGSFSLFEGVLRSSDRFNSFPAFEGSSFGFRLASPVPEPASLAIVALAAPLLLRRGRG; encoded by the coding sequence ATGTTATCAGCCCTGTTCCGCCGGTCCTTGTGGCTTCCCGCCGCGGCCCTGCTGCTCCCGCTGGTCGTGGCCCCGGCCGCCAAGGCGGGCCCGATCACGATGGACTGGTCCACCGTCGGCAACGCCGGCAACGCGGCGGACCCGACGACCGGCTTCGGCGCGGTGTCTTATGAGTACCGCATCGGCACTTATGAGGTAACCAACGCCCAGTACGCCGCGTTCCTGAACAGCGCCGCTGCGAGCGACCCCAACGGGCTCTACAGCACCAACATAGTCTCGAACGATCGAGGCGGGATCACCCGCACCGGCTCGGACGGGTCGTACGCCTATTCGGTTCGCGAGAACATGGGCGACAAGCCGGTGAACTACGTGAGCTGGTACGACGCGGCCCGGATGAGTAACTGGATGACCAACGGTCAGCCTTCCGGGGGCGCTGGCACCGAGACCGGTGTCTACACCTTCACGGGTGTGACCTCCATCAGCGCCATCACCCGCGACCTCTCGAACCCCAGCCAGGTCTTCATCCCGACCGAGGACGAGTGGTACAAGGCGGCCTATCACCAGCCGCTCGCTCAGGGCGGCGACACCGACGACTACTGGCTGTACGCCACGCAGAGCAACGCTGTGCCGACGGTCGCGAGCGCGACGAGCATCGGTGACGTGGCCAACCCGGGGCAGGACGTGGTGAACTACCTGGCCGGCGCCGACTGGAACGGGCTGAACGGTAACGTGACCACCGTGGGCTCGGCGGGCAGCACGAGCTTCTACGGCGCGTTCGACATGAACGGCAACGTGTGGGAGTGGAACGAGACGCAGATCGGTTCTTCCCGCGGCCTCCGCGGCGGCTCGTTCAGCCTCTTCGAGGGCGTCCTGCGGTCGTCGGACCGGTTCAACAGCTTCCCGGCGTTCGAGGGCAGCAGCTTCGGGTTCCGTCTCGCAAGTCCCGTTCCGGAGCCGGCGTCCTTAGCGATCGTGGCGCTGGCCGCCCCCTTGCTGCTGCGGCGGGGCAGGGGTTGA
- a CDS encoding YraN family protein, whose translation MTRPPSTLRRWLSGWLRPVRIGSAGRAGERVAEQHLRRQGYRVLGRNVRVAGGELDLVVEAPDRRTIVIIEVKSSASTTASRWRPEARVGHDKQQQLRRLAQSLVKQRSLTDRPLRIDIIAVERPPVGEPVIRHHENAVTAG comes from the coding sequence ATGACGCGCCCGCCCTCGACCCTGCGTCGCTGGCTGTCCGGCTGGCTTCGGCCCGTGCGCATTGGCTCGGCTGGCCGCGCGGGTGAACGTGTCGCTGAGCAGCACCTTCGACGGCAGGGCTACCGCGTCCTTGGCCGCAACGTGCGTGTCGCGGGTGGGGAGCTTGATCTGGTGGTTGAGGCTCCGGACCGGCGGACGATCGTCATCATCGAGGTGAAATCCTCAGCTTCAACGACCGCTTCACGTTGGCGACCCGAGGCGAGGGTCGGTCACGACAAGCAGCAGCAACTCCGACGGCTGGCCCAGAGCCTGGTCAAACAACGCAGCCTGACGGATCGCCCGCTGCGGATCGACATCATCGCGGTGGAGCGCCCGCCTGTCGGCGAACCGGTGATCCGGCATCACGAGAACGCGGTGACGGCGGGGTAG
- a CDS encoding peptidylprolyl isomerase yields MHRALSATSLILPLLLAACAQSPERGGSLSDRDFVVEPRPVPEIAPASAAVTAPQPNPIIPEAATPPLVTLGSADEEYLERAAELGNPPAPAIDTTTSWVIDGMVGQVNGRAIYARTVLEPIEQQLAQIATRQSERDFEGLARSLVLGRIQEIVQNQLILAAAERDLDDRGRQMLDAMLRFKREEFIREYGRGSLAIAEQQLMLREEVTLNKKIEDFRQTWLIRNFQMKNLRPLIEVRRRDIERYYRENIDRFNPPVEQSVRLIRVKTAEDADRVVASLEAGYSFEEVAATAINQMLGGGVFTGLMGDTPLRQDELNHAIASLEPGGWTGPIDLPAGKTFIQLLTRTEPDRQSLTDAQKEIREILLTQQLRELSVKYQSRLIAEASHTPIEAMTLAVMEIVMTRYNITTATTGG; encoded by the coding sequence ATGCATCGAGCCCTCTCCGCCACGTCGCTGATCCTGCCGCTGCTCCTCGCCGCGTGCGCCCAATCTCCAGAGCGAGGCGGGTCGCTCAGCGACCGCGACTTCGTCGTCGAACCCCGCCCTGTGCCCGAGATCGCCCCGGCTTCTGCCGCGGTAACCGCGCCTCAACCCAACCCGATCATTCCCGAAGCGGCAACCCCGCCCCTGGTTACCCTCGGCTCGGCCGACGAGGAATACCTCGAACGGGCTGCGGAACTGGGCAACCCGCCTGCCCCGGCGATCGACACCACCACCAGTTGGGTAATCGACGGTATGGTCGGTCAGGTCAATGGTCGGGCGATCTACGCCAGGACCGTGCTGGAACCCATCGAGCAGCAACTCGCCCAGATCGCGACCCGGCAGTCTGAGCGTGATTTCGAGGGGCTCGCCCGTTCGCTCGTGCTTGGCCGCATCCAGGAGATCGTGCAGAACCAGCTCATCCTCGCCGCCGCCGAACGCGACCTCGACGACCGCGGGCGTCAGATGCTCGACGCGATGCTCCGGTTTAAGCGTGAGGAGTTCATCCGTGAGTACGGCCGCGGCTCGCTGGCCATCGCAGAGCAACAACTCATGCTCCGCGAGGAAGTCACGCTGAATAAAAAGATCGAGGATTTCCGGCAGACCTGGCTGATCCGCAACTTCCAGATGAAGAACCTGCGCCCCCTGATCGAGGTACGCCGGCGGGACATCGAGCGCTATTACCGCGAAAACATTGATCGCTTTAACCCCCCTGTCGAGCAGTCGGTCCGGTTGATCCGGGTGAAGACCGCAGAAGACGCCGACCGCGTCGTCGCCTCACTGGAGGCCGGCTACAGCTTCGAGGAAGTCGCCGCGACGGCCATCAATCAGATGCTTGGCGGAGGGGTTTTTACTGGGCTCATGGGCGACACGCCGCTGCGGCAGGACGAACTGAACCATGCCATCGCCAGCCTCGAGCCCGGCGGCTGGACCGGCCCCATCGATCTGCCCGCTGGCAAGACCTTTATTCAACTCCTCACCCGCACCGAGCCGGACAGGCAATCTCTGACCGATGCGCAGAAGGAGATCCGCGAGATTCTTCTGACTCAGCAACTCCGCGAGCTGTCGGTCAAGTACCAGAGCAGACTCATCGCCGAAGCCAGCCACACGCCCATCGAAGCGATGACCCTGGCCGTGATGGAGATTGTGATGACCCGATACAACATCACCACCGCAACTACGGGCGGATGA
- a CDS encoding cytochrome c3 family protein yields the protein MTDSQDRPFVFPAWANYLLPVILLVAVGAGMYVPATTYYMLSAGTLNPGYLPQQPVPYSHELHVGELGMDCTYCHNTVDEAAFAAIPPTQTCIACHNPETNASGIRKNSDKLQPVYDSYRSGEPVKWVKVHDLADYAYFNHSAHINKGVGCYSCHGRVDKMGEEGVYQVENLSMGWCIECHREPEKHLRPLDQVTSMTYHTGEGPNDLQAQAGETLEQAQLRVGLRLKETNNIHSIAYMTSCSTCHR from the coding sequence ATGACCGACAGTCAGGACCGACCCTTCGTCTTTCCAGCATGGGCGAACTATTTACTACCGGTGATTCTGCTTGTGGCGGTGGGTGCGGGGATGTACGTCCCTGCGACGACCTATTACATGCTCAGCGCCGGGACGTTGAATCCGGGCTACCTGCCTCAGCAGCCGGTGCCCTATAGCCACGAGTTGCACGTGGGCGAGTTGGGCATGGACTGCACGTACTGCCACAACACGGTGGATGAGGCGGCGTTCGCCGCGATCCCGCCGACGCAGACGTGTATCGCCTGCCACAACCCCGAGACCAATGCCTCCGGGATCCGGAAGAACAGCGACAAGCTCCAGCCGGTGTACGACAGCTACCGCTCGGGTGAGCCGGTCAAATGGGTCAAGGTCCACGACCTGGCTGACTACGCCTACTTCAACCACTCGGCGCACATCAACAAGGGTGTGGGCTGCTACTCGTGCCACGGGCGAGTCGACAAGATGGGTGAGGAAGGGGTGTACCAGGTCGAGAATCTGAGCATGGGTTGGTGCATCGAGTGCCATCGTGAACCGGAGAAGCACCTGCGTCCGCTGGATCAGGTGACATCGATGACGTACCACACGGGTGAGGGTCCCAACGACCTGCAGGCGCAGGCCGGTGAGACCCTTGAACAGGCTCAGTTGCGTGTAGGCCTCCGCTTGAAGGAGACCAACAACATCCATTCCATTGCCTATATGACGAGTTGCTCCACGTGCCATCGCTAG